The DNA window CCCCCGCATCGGTACTCACGCCCCCGTGCATCCGCGAGGTGTTCGGGTGGCCCGTGTGCGTTCTCGCGCACCCCACGCAGTCGTGCCCCCTCATCGTCCCCGACGGCGCCGAGGCCGGGGCGACGGTGTCCGATCCCAACTCTCTCTGACAATCTCTCCCCACTGCGACCATGCCTACGTCTCCCCCCTCTGCCGCCGACCTCAAACAGCGCTGGAATGCGGTTCAGGACAACCCCCCCGACGTCCAACCCCGCACCGCCGCGGCCCGGATGGGCGCAAGCGAGGCCGAGCTCGTCGCCACCGGCTGCGGCGAGCACGTCACGCGCCTCCGCGGCGGCTGGCGCGGCCTCCTGCGCCGCCTCCACACGCTCGGCCCGGTGATGGCACGCACCCGCAACGACGCCGCCGTGCACGAGAAGACAGGGGTGTACCGCGACGTCGAGTTTACCGACCCCCACGGCCTGGGGCTCGTGCTGGAGGACAACATCGACCTGCGCCTGTTCATGGACCACTGGCACCTCGGCTTCGCCGTCGAGACGCCCCCGAACGGGGAGCGAGACGGCGGGCGCCGAAGCCTCCAATTTTTTGACCGCGACGGCACCGCGGTCCACAAGGTGTTCTTGACCGGCGAGAGCGACCGCGATGCCTACGACGCGCTCGTCGACGCGTACCGCCACGACGACCAGTCGCCGGAGCAGTCCGTCACGCCGGTCGAGGCCGACACGGCAGAGACGCCCGATGCAGACATCGACGTGGAGGGGTTTCTGCACGCGTGGGGCGAACTGGAGGACACGCACGACTTCTTTCCGCTCCTGAGCGAGCACGACGTCTCTCGGGAGCAGGCCCTACGGCTGGG is part of the Salinibacter ruber DSM 13855 genome and encodes:
- a CDS encoding hemin-degrading factor; this translates as MPTSPPSAADLKQRWNAVQDNPPDVQPRTAAARMGASEAELVATGCGEHVTRLRGGWRGLLRRLHTLGPVMARTRNDAAVHEKTGVYRDVEFTDPHGLGLVLEDNIDLRLFMDHWHLGFAVETPPNGERDGGRRSLQFFDRDGTAVHKVFLTGESDRDAYDALVDAYRHDDQSPEQSVTPVEADTAETPDADIDVEGFLHAWGELEDTHDFFPLLSEHDVSREQALRLGEGRFTRRVPDTALRHTLRAAAEQETPIMVFVGSPGCLQIHTGPVQTLKATPPWYNVRDPDFRLRLNEERIDQAWVVRKPTTDGRVTSLELMGADGDVIARLFGERKSGQSERADWRSILEALPSTP